Part of the Tachypleus tridentatus isolate NWPU-2018 unplaced genomic scaffold, ASM421037v1 Hic_cluster_2, whole genome shotgun sequence genome is shown below.
atattgacagctataatatactcttggaagATGCATCACATTCCATTAGTTGATGCTGAAGATGCCCTGAAATAACTTTTTCAGGGCAGTGATGAAGACGAACTCGTAATATTATCGGTACTCCtgtaataaacatacagtattaGTCAGAGGCTGTCACTGATGTTcatagcaataatactttatagGGATTAGTAAGCCATACCAAAACAGTTTAGAATATGCAACCTGGCATATAATGTGACTTAATCTGATATAAAGTTACGGCagaacagaatttatcagaacaaCTTCATGACATAgcttaacatttcgtaaatggtgtaatgtaaccgaaaattggtagcttttgggaaaggtatgtaacagaccttttcaatgtaaatttttatatgcccaaatcatgaaaatatattcaaatgagaatttaaaatattggaaacaaagatatttattgtacttaagagcatcgaaaaataattttggtttgcCAGAACAATTCGgaaaaagacctgcaacaagtcgtacgaacACAAATGTCAGAGATAAAAACCGCTGAAGTGTCCCAGGCGACGGTACGTAAAAAAAATGTCCCAGTTTTCTAACCGCTGAGTAATTAGATAGATATGCACACACAGATGTACCAGTCACGTGACTGATGTAGTAATTATAGATTTCTATGTGATCAgagactagatggattatggaaaacctgtagagagaagtaatgaggctccaaagttattttgatataatgaactcaacttATGAATGTTGAATCAAAATCTTATGAACTGTAAAGATACAAACCATATCTACGAAGTTTTTAAGaacgtattttgaataaacaatactttaaatttacagtgaaaggtgttatatcgcaatattatttatcttgataaatccacaaaatattaagtatttgcttttattttaacttcatatGAAAAATTTTCCCGGAATGCATATCACGCATTTTCTGCATTACacggatattatttgatattttgttgtttgcaagacacaatcatatactgatacattttaccaacgtgatattcccaaaagaacctgtattttcattactgatattaacataaacagtgacaacGGTTTCacgtttaactgtgacaaataagaattttgcaaGGGAAACACCAACGGAAATCTaatgtatcaataaaaaaaagatcgtgtgtaatttcataaatttccaagtttgtgtgattgGTTTCATAAGTGAACTCCATCaggaagtacataaagaaacaaaagtctactgttaagaaactgttttgaagcacgacacgttttatttttctcacgaaaagtaacatttatgttgttattttacagagcgagttataattaatattataactagtgcgtcgtgctcattgtgagaaaccttaaaattccaacggtgacacaaaaggtgcttacaaaaatattaactctctgttgttttccccagtgtatgttccagccgaGAATCTCAACTGTACTCGAGGATACCAAAGAGATGTttacaggtgttgtaagtatatatgatactcaattactttaacctgttcacattaaacacaaatagatgaaagacttttaaaaatatggaattttggttaaacaaatacgttttttgatactaaagacgttgttagaacgataaaattaacactgggtaaataaatgtttaactatgtacttttaacggtttcagatccatgtcctcctggtcactatgacaatggattccAAACTCACTGCCTGCCGTGTCCAGGAGGGACTTACATGACATCATTTGCTGCTGACGCCTGTATACCTTGCCCTGGagataaaattactgatgaagaaggagctgataataaagatctttgtagaagtaatgaaacaaaagggttttaaagttttctttattgtttccttaacattttaaagatgtttatttttgttcaggcagattgttataatacgatacttcttcataactttcatggtttttaatgcattaaaaagatTTGGTTTTACTGAGAAATCCTACTACTCGTTTTTAAAGATGAGCTCAAACATTTacgacaaatagtattgaatagctgtcttacctccagtatatcatttcaaaattaggaacggctagcgctgaaAGCCCTCGTTCAGCtatccgcgaaattgaaaaacaaacaaatataacggtGTCTCAATAGCACATCTGTGTGTGTCACATTATTACTAAAAGAcgtaaagatatttaactaaaacagtgtatgtcccaaaacataatttatatctatgtttaatatgtttattttgtgtacatgATGTCGTTTTGTGATAAAAGAAAGTAAGTtgtccaaatacaaaacaaatgtcttAATATAAGATTATAATAACATTGGATTATCAAAACGTTAGCACCGTCTCGTAAGTTCTGAACaaaactattagaaagaattgttacaAAGTAAGCGAAAAACTTCATGAGCATTGACGTACGACGTTCAGTGTTTGTGGTCAAAATGGTATCGTTCTTTATCTGGGAAATTTAGAGtaaagagaaatttgtaaaattactgttttaatagtgttataaaacgCAGAAACTACCATTCAGTAGATACGATTCGATAGCAAAATATAATTGTGTACCATAATAAGTGAAGaagctaattataaaacttaattcaGTAAATGAATAGCGATTAAACAAACTGACTTTATTAACTAGTCAATGGAAAGacggtttgtttaatttgtgttatatattcttacaaGTTAAGTAAATCGAAGTTGATTTTACtcactgtgttatactgagttgAATAATATGTACATTATCGTAAAGAAAATGTCGAGATTTTTCTTATATCGTCTGATCACGTGTGTTTGGAATGGAAAGTCAGAAGGTTTCGTGATATATCGTCTCACAAagtaaatatgttggaaaacctgACTGATTTcccgttatataactatatagttgttgttattacataactgtactatttgtctactagtaaggagctcaaataatataacaggcgtcatttttctttgctaattatcgtttaaagtgtaaagaaaaatCTATTTTACAGTTGTCAActtgtaaaggttgttatcaatgtttaatatgaaaatatataagaaatatcatatttatttaattgtaatttttaatatgttaaatcaagtttatttttagtttaaagaattatacactttgttattaagttacatttgaagttttctttctgttttatgtaatcgatacaatgtgtaaaacaactCTCTCTTAAGATCCAACTGAATGGTTCTCAAGCTTACTTTCCCTGGGCCTCCAAACCAACAGTTGTAAGATATCCTTGGTGGATGGAAGAGCTGACACTAATTTCGatttgtcttattgctttgtggtaagttacatgttatcttccagttcttgataattaaagtatgtggaacaggggtgagagagcatctgacctcaatacccaattatcttttaattgaatagtagggttggatatttgaaaatgtcaagtgtgttcagtgcccctttggtagttaatttgtgaaaacacaaatatgaacctagtaaagctgaatatgtttaattaaccttacaaatgaggtaaaaataacttttcaattgTAGTTAACATTTCTACATGGTggtttatcaagtgtttttgtaGATCACTTTGCTAAcgataaaaccaacaaaaaagacaactatttagagttaatctttaatagtattgtttatatagaaaactgaaagaaaaaaatcgcgttttatttctcatttatttttttatttagtgttcTTTGTTGCTTCTGCAATGTGAATGAAAAAGCCGGGGCAAATGGAAAGCTCTAAAAACCGCATCCTCGGGTCTTGTGGTGTTTTTGCCTACACGAAGCTAGAAGACCAGGAGCTTGTAACTAAAAGATCACCCCCAGTGAATTAGACATTTTGgaagctgtttcaatgatccCTGAGTGTGAGAAGGTCCCAACAAATAAGTTcaataaaagagaaactaatgtggtattaaaggaaaatcaaacagaaccaaccatattgcagacaataaatgaaaatcactCAGTAGAAAAGAAACCAGAAAGAGCAGAAAACGTGAGCAAGCCTGCTTCAAGTCctgataaaactgaattaaagatACGCGTTGAGACAATCGTGAATGATGAGAAACCTGAAGGGacattaaaatctgattcacTGACAACGGTTCGTATACGTTTAAAattcttttactttatagtactcagtattatacagcacaagtatataaccattaataaaTAGGATGcgctcttaatattaaactttcacttcgtACAAGTTAATTTATacctacacacatatatatattgcaagaagcaactgaaatataatggaattaatagcacattattaatgttaatgcaaaattactgttataaaataattacaaccattcTGATACTTAATTTATGTGAATATCTGTATCtggttcaaaattgaattaatttctcattcatattacgtttatgatttatatttggtagagttaaaaacatttcactttaatgtaatgtatactgtgtcaaactgtgtgatcaatatGATATGCTTGCTTACAATGAGTGTTGTTAAGACATCCACAACTACAGAAAAACATGCGTTCAGAAtcatttgaatacatgtaattcttcttccaaaagagacctatacatgttcgatactattgaggtttgataagtctgtaccctagttaaactggtcaattacctcttcttcaatattattacatgtggcaagacaattatcatccatttAGCTAAAGCCAGaaccaaacattacaatatatgaTAATGTAAGAGGTACTTCCATTGCTATTatgacatctggaaaacataaaggtcTGATTGTCGGTTCATGATTTTTCATTACCACACATACTTCcactactgatattaaagtgagttattttgtgtcttactataactaaaatttaccTTTCGTTGTTAATATTACCAAACTTTATGAGTTTTTAACcgtacatacactgaaatgaCGTTCTGTTGAAGCTGCGaacatctgattctgtttttaacagttatcacataattgCTGCGAATCGTTAGATCACGGTAACTTActtaaaatgtggattttatCATTCTTAGTttagtaccagtgtatttgtaccattttgtaacaagtgattccaccatatcttgttaataacaccttgatacattttacaacagtttgttttttatcgtcAGCCAAATTTCACTGGTCtgacagacatttagtgaaatatccaattgtcttcttttggactaagattattgaatattttaaagtactataaactGCGTGATTTACTtcagtgttacaactatgataagacagtttgaaaactctttCTCTTAATAGTCATTAGTAGTTcagattacataacttttcatgtttaatttatataacaatgaaatgaggagaacaacaaacatttatttataacagtagttttatcttgttttaacaagttagtatttgtgaacttacaaaacataaatgttaaacattatttaaagctcttgtttgctctatattaccttcctcactatttgggacaatgcttgagatatatttcgagtttcgagaaaacgtttatcagatatCTTGATCCAATTTCATAACatacaattttcatataaacacttatttggttttattcatattatagtaaaatgattgttacataaagaataaattatatatttttaaaatgtttattacctgattattgttattaaaacagtttttttttttttccgattgATGAGTGTTCcctcactaattatgatttacatcttcAGGCAGAAACACCAGCTTCAAAAGAAATAAGAGACGTTGATTGGATCCAGAGGGAGGTGTCAAGCAACATCAGGCCTCCCTCAACTAGACTTTTCCATAATGTTGATGAAATTATTACTGTAAGACTTGGCAGTAAGCCAGAACATCAtcagagaaacgtttttattgttattggaaatagtgaaaaccgaaacaaatttgttattggtaGAACTCCAAAATCAACACCTACGTGTCAATTGAAACGTTGCAAAAGCGAACATAAACTTATTGTACAGAAACCTAAaaagaataatcaaattaaacacgTTGACAGccctcacaagattgttttcACAAGAGATCCGAAACTGGAACCAAAATCcaaaattaaataacccatgaGCTGCATACAAGCATaccatattaaaaagaattactttaccttatctcataagttactattttgtacattttactcactgatataaataataaataaaacatactcatgaaaaacaaagaatataatattctcctgggtcttctcttttttgctgtcaactgtcatgaaacttaagctcacttttttatgtactaaaggtattgatacaatcaataatgtttttatgtaattaaatgatacaactaagaacagagaataataatacacagaaaacactgtcctaaaacactaaagataactattagcatttgtgaaagatggaattgCAAGAGTTAATCTGATTATCCAGTTAATGGTTTGCAGACAAACAACAAACAGAGCTATATCActgtgttaaattttgtgttaattgaaCAAGAAACGTGGAGACGtataagaaacagacacatactgacatttatttatatagattcaatgatagtgaacattttaaaactacagcccagtaaagtatggctgaaagctcaattgtcgaaaacaataggtcgtaatgaaactccttctttgtaaatataaggtaaaccataaaaaattatggcataatattcaaattgtgtttataatcaagaatgtcatctttattaatttcaatgaatatCTTGGCAGTTTTGTCATCAATTTTATTAATAGCATTACTATGCAGTTCCTCTGCCTATACTTTTaacgaaagttaaatgtttatggAAATGAGATAGCTCACACatctattttgtttgatatattagaataaatactgtcTTTCTTTTCATGGTAAAAACTGCTGAATTTATCACGACTCATATACGTACATTAAGTTAACttgaaaacatctttttttttttaaagattcgatGGTCCTCCCGTGACTATCGATGTCATTCCAAAAATTTCTTTCTAAGTACTGTTGTCATGGTGTTTTATGAATAAAGGCTGATGTTTGATACGTGTTCCTGGTAATTATCTATGGTTCTTCTGTGTAACAAATATGGGAAATATTCCTTCTATAATTTTAGTAGGACAAAGGTTTTTGAGAACACAGTTAAAGCTTCAGTAATAAAACTGAGGTTGTTAATGTCATTCCCttacttgaagtattttatcTCCACTGACAATGATACTTAGcttagtgtagttttgtgtttaacgtcaaacaaacaagctttataccatttaaaaattgtttacttaCCGTCAAAATCATGGACCacttagtaataaatttcatatcttcctttattagtgtcaaaaccatatttttgtgaaatatctgtaacatccctaaactgaaaaaaattcaaataatttggttctatgaatgtatattttacaGCCTTCATACGTA
Proteins encoded:
- the LOC143243308 gene encoding uncharacterized protein LOC143243308, producing MIPECEKVPTNKFNKRETNVVLKENQTEPTILQTINENHSVEKKPERAENVSKPASSPDKTELKIRVETIVNDEKPEGTLKSDSLTTAETPASKEIRDVDWIQREVSSNIRPPSTRLFHNVDEIITVRLGSKPEHHQRNVFIVIGNSENRNKFVIGRTPKSTPTCQLKRCKSEHKLIVQKPKKNNQIKHVDSPHKIVFTRDPKLEPKSKIK